The sequence below is a genomic window from Dictyostelium discoideum AX4 chromosome 5 chromosome, whole genome shotgun sequence.
aaaaaaaaaaaataaaaataaaaaaaataaaaaaaaaaataaaaaaaaaaaaaaaaaaaataaaaatggtaagataaaaaaaaaaaaagataaaatctaaaaatgaatttaaaatctaaaaataaatttaaaacaattcttgatttaaaaatataatgaaccaagttttatttttatttttttttttatttttatttttttttgtgtctatttttatttatataaataaccatattttttaaaattgttttttaatatctttttatttatttattttttttttaaaaaatttaaatgtacaccaaaattattatttattttttattttttaatttttttttttttaattttcatcaaGTGTTAATATATATTCTAATAAAGAGATAATACCATCAATTTGCATATCTCTAAGGAAAGATTTGAAACGATCACCATCAGTTTGGAATAAAGTTGTCATTCTTTGAATGATTACAGACTTTTGAGATGAACCTAAACTTTCATCAGTGAGTAAACTAATGAATTCATCATAGAGTGCTGTATCATTTATAAcatttgattgattattttcatcaccactaccaccattaACATTACTTGtatcaacattattattattatcaccattgtTAATTGAATGATGATGTTCATGtgaagaatcaattaattcttgttcatgttgatgttgttcatcaaataattcatcatcaggtgattgaattattaaattctctaaaatttcatcatcatttgaacCTTGAACGGGTGATAATGCAGAATCTTTAAAGATTTTCAAACGATTTTCAATGAGTAGTGTTATGAAATTACAATGGGATTGAATGTTTGTCATGTGAACTTGAAATTGTGGATTTGAAGGATTGGTATTAACTGAACGTAAGATATTTGGTGCAAAACAAACACCCAATCCAATGGGATTCATTTTATTGATTGAAGATTTCAAAGAAACCTGCTCCAAATATTCAATGAGGTAGGATAGAACACGAACATTCTCAGTTGGTAACTTCTCTTCAACAAATACTCTAGCTTCATCGATTGTAGCGGGCACAGCTGGACTTGTGAATAGTTCCAATGGGACGAGAGGGAATTTTGACTCTCTAAGATACAATTTCAATAGACCAGCTAAATCATGAGCTGATGAATTCCCATCAACTGGTATTGCCTCTTGAACATTATTTAACATTAACCAAAGTGAACGTACAGATTCAGCATTACCATTCACTCTAAATAATCCTTCAGTCTCTATAGCATTGGTTTTCTTTAATGCTGTAATGAtcttaaatatatttataaatgataatgttgCCGATGAAAATGGTGCTGACAATATATGTTTCTCATAAAGTGAATCCCTACTTGGTCGTGATTTAAAGAATCTCTTTAATTTACCTGatataattgttgattttgtagTTTTCTTTGGTGATGGATGatgtaatattttatttggtaatggtaatacattgttattattattagttgaagaggatgatgatggtggtgatgatgattgcGTTATTGTATTACCTGTATTTGTAGATTGTAAACTTGCACCCATTGTTGCATTTCCACTACTataatgatttatatttaaattactatttgatgttgatttAGTTAATGATCCAATACtatttaatgatgaagaaCCTGATGAAGAtcctgatgatgatggtgtggTTTGATTCGCTATACCTGCTATATTACTTGCTGATGTTGATTTTGCTAAATTATTTTGTGCTGTAGTATGTTGTAATGGTGGTGATCTAGGTGGTGATTGTAATGCTGGTGGTTTATTTACATGTAAATTTGATCCACCAACATGTTGAAATGTATTTGGTGGACTAATTGAAAGTTTACTTGGATTTgacattctttttttttttttt
It includes:
- the gacD gene encoding RhoGAP domain-containing protein, whose protein sequence is MSNPSKLSISPPNTFQHVGGSNLHVNKPPALQSPPRSPPLQHTTAQNNLAKSTSASNIAGIANQTTPSSSGSSSGSSSLNSIGSLTKSTSNSNLNINHYSSGNATMGASLQSTNTGNTITQSSSPPSSSSSTNNNNNVLPLPNKILHHPSPKKTTKSTIISGKLKRFFKSRPSRDSLYEKHILSAPFSSATLSFINIFKIITALKKTNAIETEGLFRVNGNAESVRSLWLMLNNVQEAIPVDGNSSAHDLAGLLKLYLRESKFPLVPLELFTSPAVPATIDEARVFVEEKLPTENVRVLSYLIEYLEQVSLKSSINKMNPIGLGVCFAPNILRSVNTNPSNPQFQVHMTNIQSHCNFITLLIENRLKIFKDSALSPVQGSNDDEILENLIIQSPDDELFDEQHQHEQELIDSSHEHHHSINNGDNNNNVDTSNVNGGSGDENNQSNVINDTALYDEFISLLTDESLGSSQKSVIIQRMTTLFQTDGDRFKSFLRDMQIDGIISLLEYILTLDEN